Proteins from one Pristis pectinata isolate sPriPec2 chromosome 34, sPriPec2.1.pri, whole genome shotgun sequence genomic window:
- the LOC127585844 gene encoding E3 ubiquitin-protein ligase TRIM39-like: MASGKLIGGLCQELICPICLELFTDPVSLECEHYFCGSCISQVWEKVLGDVSCPQCQQVFTQRHTRPSRTLGNIAEQVRLLSAKARQREEEFFCREHDEKLKLFCEDELEVICVECWNSAHQKHNVLPINAAVEKYKDKLEAVLASLQRKMERLTKRKMKGEAMMGEPKVWVEELTDEIRAEFEKMHRFLNEQEEALRRQMKEDEEKALKKLEEKLKEIEEEMSMTEGKISEIQTHLKISDDTKMIKVASNMGLRCDVREVRVVEEELSKQTFTEPFQTFRVWKAMRRIIEPVPEYLTLDPETANRQLTLSQDLVSVKQREEEQDDGEEALDPPARFDEYLCVLSSQGFTSGRHYWEVDLGHKVRWVVGVCRESANRKGALTIIPSHGYWVIGLFEDNDYRASTCQDTVIPVDRKPWKLGVYLDYEGGRVSFYDADEMSHLYTFTDTFNEKIYPIFNPCNNLTGRNNEPLILFSG; the protein is encoded by the exons ATGGCCTCTGGAAAACTGATCGGGGGACTATGTCAGGAACTAATATGTCCCATCTGTCTGGAGTTGTTCACCGACCCGGTCTCCCTTGAGTGTGAGCATTACTTCTGTGGATCCTGCATCTCTCAGGTTTGGGAGAAGGTCCTGGGAGATGTCTCCTGCCCCCAGTGTCAGCAGGTGTTTACCCAGAGGCACACAAGACCCTCTCGAACCCTGGGCAACATCGCGGAACAGGTCAGGCTGCTGAGTGCCAAGGCGAGGCAGCGGGAAGAGGAGTTTTTCTGCAGGGAACACGACGAGAAGCTCAAACTGTTCTGTGAAGATGAGCTGGAGGTGATCTGTGTGGAATGCTGGAACTCTGCGCACCAGAAACACAACGTGCTCCCTATCAATGCGGCGGTGGAGAAATACAAG GATAAACTCGAAGCAGTTTTGGCTTCGCTGCAAAGGAAAATGGAGAGACTcaccaaaagaaaaatgaaaggagAGGCAATGATGGGAGAGCCAAAG GTGTGGGTGGAGGAACTGACAGATGAAATCAGAGCCGAATTCGAAAAGATGCACCGCTTCCTGAACGAGCAGGAAGAGGCCTTGAGACGCCAAATGAAAGAGGATGAGGAAAAAGCATTGAAGAAGCTGGAGGAGAAGCTGAAAGAAATTGAAGAGGAAATGTCGATGACTGAGGGCAAAATCTCGGAGATACAAACACATCTAAAGATCAGTGATGACACCAAGATGATCAAGGTAGCTAGTAACATGGGGCTAAG GTGTGATGTCCGTGAAGTAAGAGTAGTTGAGGAGGAGCTGAGCAAGCAAACCTTCACCGAGCCCTTCCAGACTTTCAGAGTGTGGAAAGCCATGAGGAGAATAATCGAACCAG TCCCAGAGTATCTCACCCTGGACCCAGAGACTGCAAACAGGCAACTCACCCTGTCCCAGGATCTGGTCAGTGTGAAGCAACGTGAGGAAGAGCAGGACGACGGGGAAGAGGCTCTCGATCCACCGGCCCGATTCGATGAATACCTGTGTGTTTTGAGCTCGCAGGGATTTACCTCTGGGAGACACTACTGGGAGGTGGACCTTGGCCACAAGGTCCGGTGGGTTGTAGGGGTCTGCAGAGAGTCTGCCAACAGGAAGGGGGCCCTCACAATCATACCGTCACATGGCTACTGGGTCATAGGCTTGTTTGAGGATAATGACTACAGAGCATCCACCTGTCAAGACACTGTCATTCCTGTTGACAGGAAGCCTTGGAAACTGGGGGTTTACCTTGACTACGAAGGTGGTCGAGTGTCCTTTTACGATGCTGATGAGATGTCTCACCTGTATACTTTCACCGACACCTTCAACGAGAAGATCTACCCCATCTTTAACCCGTGTAATAACCTAACTGGCCGAAACAATGAGCCACTCATCCTGTTCAGTGGTTGA